The Dethiosulfovibrio peptidovorans DSM 11002 genome has a window encoding:
- a CDS encoding cyclase family protein, with protein MDLMELYRELKGRTFVDLTHSFCPGIPHYPALHDMERRDLYTVENDGFWVEKMTLVGQWGTHVDSPRHFVPGGRTVDLIDVKEMFLPLVVLDLSRDVSENPDRCLSREDIIAWEDSYGRIPEGCFFALRTDWSKRWPDCDAMDNKDEKGIAHYPGYSLDSLRFLYEERGVTASGHETADTDCGVDSSNGNMVCEHYVLAQDRYQIELMANLDKVPPKGALIVAAFPKLKDGSGFPARCFAILP; from the coding sequence ATGGATTTGATGGAGCTTTACCGCGAGCTGAAGGGCAGGACTTTCGTCGATCTCACCCACTCGTTTTGTCCCGGAATACCCCACTATCCCGCTCTTCACGATATGGAGAGGCGAGACCTCTATACGGTGGAAAACGACGGGTTCTGGGTGGAGAAGATGACTTTGGTGGGGCAATGGGGAACTCACGTCGATTCTCCGAGACACTTTGTCCCGGGAGGAAGGACGGTGGATCTTATCGATGTGAAGGAGATGTTCCTGCCTCTGGTCGTCCTGGACCTCTCTCGGGATGTCTCGGAAAATCCGGACAGATGTCTCTCCAGAGAGGATATTATCGCCTGGGAGGACTCCTACGGCAGGATCCCTGAGGGGTGCTTTTTCGCCCTCAGGACCGACTGGTCCAAACGCTGGCCCGACTGCGATGCCATGGACAACAAGGACGAGAAGGGCATTGCACATTATCCCGGGTATAGTCTGGATTCCCTCAGGTTCCTCTACGAGGAGAGGGGAGTGACTGCATCGGGACACGAGACCGCCGATACGGACTGCGGTGTCGACTCTTCCAACGGTAACATGGTCTGCGAGCATTACGTTCTGGCCCAGGATCGCTATCAGATAGAGCTGATGGCGAATCTGGATAAGGTGCCGCCTAAAGGGGCTCTGATAGTGGCGGCTTTTCCGAAGCTTAAGGATGGTTCGGGCTTCCCCGCCCGCTGCTTCGCCATACTTCCCTGA
- a CDS encoding ABC transporter ATP-binding protein — protein MALLEVRNLKTYFDTDAGTVKAVDGVSFSIEPGKTLGIVGESGCGKSVTSLSIMGLLPKPVGRVAGGEVVMNGVDLLNLSEPEMRKIRGNDISMIFQEPMTSLNPVYTIGEQIMEPLRLHQKMDDRQAKKRAVEMLDLVGIPSPDQRVDEYPHQLSGGMRQRAMIAMALACNPALLIADEPTTALDVTVQAQILDLMNDLREKLNSAIMFITHDLGVIAQMAQRVVVMYAGKVVEEADVIPLYKEPLHPYTQGLLRSIPRMDSDKERLDVIPGVVPNPLDFTEGCKFHNRCDQCLDRCSVEEPPIYRLKGDRKVRCWLYEDHPDREGVEE, from the coding sequence ATGGCATTGTTGGAAGTCAGAAACCTTAAGACCTATTTCGATACCGATGCCGGAACGGTCAAGGCCGTGGACGGTGTCTCCTTTTCCATCGAGCCCGGCAAGACCCTGGGCATAGTCGGTGAATCGGGATGTGGAAAGTCGGTGACCTCCCTGTCCATAATGGGACTTCTCCCCAAGCCGGTTGGTCGAGTGGCCGGAGGAGAGGTCGTCATGAACGGAGTCGACCTGTTGAACCTCTCCGAGCCGGAGATGAGGAAGATCCGAGGCAACGATATCTCCATGATATTTCAGGAGCCCATGACGAGTTTAAACCCGGTGTACACCATAGGGGAGCAGATCATGGAGCCTCTGAGGCTTCATCAGAAGATGGACGATCGGCAGGCCAAAAAGAGGGCCGTCGAGATGTTGGACCTGGTCGGAATCCCTTCGCCGGATCAGAGAGTGGACGAATACCCTCACCAGCTTTCCGGAGGGATGAGGCAGAGGGCCATGATAGCCATGGCCTTGGCCTGTAACCCTGCTCTGCTGATAGCGGACGAGCCCACCACTGCTTTGGACGTGACGGTACAGGCTCAGATACTGGATCTCATGAACGACCTGAGGGAGAAACTGAACTCGGCTATAATGTTCATAACCCACGATCTGGGAGTCATAGCTCAGATGGCCCAGAGGGTGGTGGTGATGTACGCCGGTAAGGTCGTGGAGGAGGCCGATGTGATTCCCCTCTACAAGGAGCCCCTTCATCCCTATACCCAGGGGCTTCTTCGGTCCATACCGAGGATGGACAGTGACAAGGAAAGATTGGATGTCATCCCCGGGGTGGTGCCGAACCCGTTGGACTTCACGGAGGGGTGTAAGTTCCACAATCGCTGCGATCAGTGCCTAGATCGATGCAGCGTCGAGGAGCCTCCCATATACAGGCTCAAGGGCGACCGCAAGGTACGTTGTTGGCTGTACGAGGATCATCCCGACAGAGAGGGGGTCGAGGAATGA
- a CDS encoding methyl-accepting chemotaxis protein, producing the protein MSRSIVSKLGVLTAFSLILSIGALAFVAIRGVGNMSLSVGSVAERMLNEDIENKNAMSAKGAEDYGKAMSSYLAWISAAPLWNFNEESLSDYAAGMLEVPNVAYAVIYDDGGAVAAGEKPEGRGFSPFKADIVHEGEVIGSVEVGLDLSYLGDLKKGSEETRDHLIAEFNRQASETERSIRNRTVTISIVLLSAVLALNVFVLLRVASPLRKMTEVVRDLGEGEGDLTVRMDIKTSDEVGRLCGSLNQFMDKLSTLVVDMMSIARRLGEDSHVLAERSQSSLGTIDTVKSSMEEIMGLSQTNAAAVEESNAGVEEMAATAESVAKASERGVEASSKTYKFTEGVSVQMEQVVQDINGVSVKSQENRKKMSSLENAVESITDFVGAITGIADQTNLLALNAAIEAARAGDAGKGFAVVAEEVRKLAEESNSAAQEISSLIETLSVYAKESIQGTVEEEEILGKVVDRADRLRNDLASSMKEIEAVDGVMNEVSELSKAQSMSSTEMANAVDSIAKGTSEIVERLGDIGGVTEEAKNAFESVVSQTEVLLEGMEQLRRHLDQFKV; encoded by the coding sequence TTGTCTCGTAGTATCGTTTCCAAATTGGGGGTTCTGACGGCATTCAGTTTAATCCTGTCGATAGGGGCCCTGGCCTTCGTTGCCATCAGAGGTGTGGGGAATATGTCCCTTTCCGTCGGTTCCGTGGCTGAACGTATGTTGAACGAGGACATAGAGAACAAGAACGCCATGAGCGCCAAGGGAGCCGAGGATTACGGGAAGGCCATGTCGAGCTATCTGGCCTGGATATCCGCCGCCCCTCTGTGGAACTTCAACGAGGAGTCGCTGTCGGATTACGCTGCCGGGATGTTGGAGGTTCCCAACGTCGCCTATGCCGTGATCTACGACGACGGCGGTGCGGTGGCGGCGGGAGAGAAGCCCGAGGGGCGCGGCTTTTCCCCCTTCAAGGCAGATATCGTCCACGAGGGAGAGGTCATCGGCTCCGTGGAGGTCGGTCTCGATCTGTCCTATCTGGGAGATCTTAAAAAGGGTAGCGAGGAGACCAGAGATCACCTGATAGCCGAGTTCAACCGACAGGCCTCCGAGACTGAGAGGTCCATAAGGAACAGGACCGTAACCATATCGATAGTGTTGCTGTCCGCCGTGTTGGCATTGAACGTTTTCGTTCTTCTAAGGGTCGCCTCGCCTCTTCGGAAGATGACCGAGGTCGTCAGGGACCTCGGTGAGGGAGAGGGAGACCTCACGGTCCGGATGGACATAAAGACCTCCGACGAGGTCGGCAGGCTCTGCGGCTCGTTGAACCAGTTTATGGACAAGCTTTCGACTCTCGTGGTCGACATGATGTCCATCGCTCGAAGGCTCGGGGAGGATTCCCACGTCTTGGCGGAGAGATCGCAGAGCTCTCTCGGCACGATAGATACGGTGAAATCCTCGATGGAGGAAATTATGGGGCTCTCTCAGACCAACGCTGCCGCTGTGGAGGAGTCCAACGCCGGGGTAGAGGAGATGGCCGCCACAGCCGAGTCCGTGGCGAAGGCCTCGGAACGGGGAGTGGAAGCCTCGTCCAAGACCTATAAGTTCACCGAAGGCGTCTCGGTGCAGATGGAGCAGGTGGTGCAGGACATAAACGGTGTCAGCGTCAAATCTCAGGAGAACAGGAAAAAGATGTCCTCTCTGGAGAACGCGGTGGAGTCCATAACCGATTTCGTGGGGGCCATAACTGGTATAGCCGATCAGACCAACCTGCTGGCTCTCAACGCCGCCATCGAGGCTGCCAGGGCGGGAGACGCCGGAAAAGGTTTCGCCGTGGTCGCCGAGGAGGTTCGCAAGCTCGCCGAGGAGTCCAATTCCGCTGCTCAGGAGATATCCTCCCTGATAGAGACTCTGTCGGTCTACGCCAAGGAATCAATCCAGGGGACGGTCGAGGAGGAGGAGATCCTGGGTAAGGTGGTGGATCGGGCCGATAGGCTCAGGAACGATCTAGCCTCCAGCATGAAGGAGATCGAGGCGGTTGATGGCGTCATGAACGAGGTCTCAGAGCTGAGCAAGGCTCAGTCTATGTCCAGCACGGAGATGGCCAACGCCGTGGACAGCATAGCTAAGGGAACCTCCGAGATAGTCGAACGTCTGGGCGATATCGGAGGGGTTACCGAGGAGGCCAAGAACGCTTTCGAATCGGTGGTTTCCCAGACAGAGGTTCTTTTGGAGGGGATGGAGCAGCTTAGAAGGCATCTGGATCAGTTCAAAGTGTGA
- a CDS encoding ABC transporter permease, whose amino-acid sequence MFTYIMRRILYTIPVVWGVVTAVFILINVVPGDPAMIMMGQRGDPETLAKIRHDLGLDLPLHKQYINFISQLIKGDLGTSYRTNEKVADAIKDRLGATARLAMWALVLGTVIGVGAGILSAVKQYSVFDYSAMIIAIAGVSAPVFWVGLLLLLIFAYGLGWLPGAGYGDGSWRYLILPVITLGVRPGALTARLTRSCMLEVLNQDYIRTAKAKGLAGNVVVMKHALKNAMIPVVTIVGTQIASLLSGAVLTETIFAWPGIGRLSVEALIARDFPMIRGTVIFMALIFLVANLIVDISYGFFDPRIRYD is encoded by the coding sequence ATGTTCACTTACATAATGAGGCGAATTTTGTACACTATCCCCGTGGTCTGGGGAGTCGTTACGGCCGTTTTCATATTGATCAATGTGGTTCCCGGAGACCCGGCCATGATTATGATGGGTCAAAGAGGAGATCCCGAGACCTTGGCCAAGATCCGTCACGATCTGGGGTTGGATCTGCCCCTTCATAAACAATATATAAATTTCATCAGTCAGTTGATCAAGGGGGACCTGGGAACATCCTACAGGACCAACGAAAAGGTGGCAGATGCCATCAAGGATCGCTTAGGAGCGACGGCACGGCTCGCCATGTGGGCATTGGTGCTCGGTACGGTGATAGGTGTCGGTGCCGGGATTCTCTCGGCGGTCAAGCAATACTCGGTGTTCGATTATTCGGCCATGATAATAGCTATCGCAGGGGTGAGCGCCCCGGTCTTCTGGGTCGGGCTTCTGCTTCTTCTGATCTTCGCCTATGGTCTGGGGTGGTTGCCAGGAGCGGGATATGGCGACGGATCGTGGCGCTATCTCATACTTCCGGTGATTACCTTGGGAGTGAGACCGGGGGCTTTGACCGCCCGTCTTACCAGGTCCTGTATGCTTGAGGTCTTGAACCAGGACTACATAAGGACCGCCAAGGCCAAGGGATTGGCGGGCAATGTCGTGGTGATGAAGCATGCCCTCAAGAACGCAATGATCCCCGTGGTGACCATAGTGGGGACTCAGATAGCCTCGTTGCTTTCCGGTGCGGTCCTCACCGAGACGATATTCGCCTGGCCCGGAATAGGTCGTCTCTCGGTGGAGGCTCTCATAGCCAGAGATTTCCCCATGATAAGGGGGACGGTCATTTTTATGGCGTTGATTTTCCTCGTCGCCAACCTGATCGTCGATATCTCCTACGGCTTCTTCGATCCCAGGATCCGTTACGATTAA
- a CDS encoding ABC transporter permease yields the protein MNKKDKAVDTAKNRKHGSLWYEAWVRFRRNKLAMLGLIMVLFLLAVALFAPQIAPYDPFKQLIWTEGKAAKLAAPTASHIMGTDLYGRDILSRVVFGARISLQIGVFATLVSLMIGIPLGALAGYFGGWVDDAISWLINVVFAFPFFLFVLAIIAVFNNPSMMVVFVAIGLVSWVPVARITRAQFISLREREYVEAAKALGIPTWRIIFSHILPNALAPVIVQATLGLGSIIMVEAGLAFLGFGAQPPTPSWGLMISVGQKYLATGQWWWAIFPGLAIMYTVLAFNFVGDGLRDALDVRLKR from the coding sequence TTGAATAAAAAGGATAAAGCGGTCGACACCGCAAAGAACCGCAAGCACGGCAGTCTCTGGTACGAGGCATGGGTGCGTTTTCGCAGGAATAAATTGGCCATGTTGGGGCTTATCATGGTCCTCTTTCTCCTGGCCGTGGCCCTCTTCGCTCCTCAGATAGCTCCCTACGATCCCTTTAAACAGCTTATATGGACCGAGGGAAAGGCGGCCAAACTGGCCGCCCCTACAGCTAGTCATATCATGGGCACCGATCTCTACGGAAGGGATATCCTCAGCAGGGTCGTATTCGGGGCCCGCATCTCCCTACAGATAGGGGTTTTCGCCACGTTGGTGTCCCTAATGATAGGCATCCCTCTGGGGGCTCTGGCCGGTTACTTTGGAGGATGGGTCGACGATGCCATATCGTGGCTGATAAACGTGGTTTTCGCCTTTCCCTTCTTTCTCTTCGTTCTGGCTATAATCGCCGTATTCAACAATCCCAGCATGATGGTCGTCTTCGTTGCCATTGGTCTGGTTTCCTGGGTGCCGGTCGCGAGGATCACCAGGGCTCAGTTCATCTCCCTCAGGGAGAGGGAGTACGTAGAGGCGGCTAAGGCGCTCGGCATACCGACCTGGAGAATAATCTTTTCCCACATCCTTCCCAACGCTCTGGCTCCGGTCATAGTTCAGGCGACCCTGGGGTTGGGCAGCATCATAATGGTGGAGGCGGGATTGGCCTTCCTCGGTTTCGGAGCTCAGCCTCCCACTCCAAGCTGGGGGCTGATGATCTCGGTAGGGCAGAAGTACCTGGCCACCGGTCAGTGGTGGTGGGCGATCTTCCCCGGTCTGGCCATAATGTACACAGTTTTGGCCTTCAACTTCGTCGGAGACGGCCTGAGGGACGCTCTGGACGTCCGGCTTAAGAGATAG
- a CDS encoding ABC transporter ATP-binding protein, with translation MSVPVEREEFLRVESLKKYFPIRKGIFKKVVNHVKAVDGVSFSIREGETLGLVGESGCGKSTTGRTLMHLLEPTDGSVYFQGRELGQMLKDNPGQVRQNIQIIFQDPYGSLNPRMTVSEIVGEAVKLYGIAKGRKELDRYVTDVIVKAGLRPEHRFRYPHEFSGGQRQRIGIARALALNPKFIVCDEPVSALDVSIQSQVLNELRDLQQELGLTYLFITHDLSVVKHISDRIAIMYLGKVVEITSKDSIFINPLHPYTKALMSAIPLPDPTVKVERIPLEGDIPSPIDPPSGCRFHTRCPYAMDRCREEEPLLVEVEKDHEVACFLLER, from the coding sequence ATGAGCGTTCCCGTCGAGAGGGAGGAGTTTCTGAGGGTAGAGAGCCTTAAGAAATATTTCCCCATAAGGAAGGGTATATTCAAGAAGGTGGTCAACCACGTGAAGGCGGTGGACGGCGTTTCCTTCTCCATCCGAGAGGGAGAGACGCTGGGATTGGTAGGAGAATCGGGATGCGGAAAGTCGACCACCGGCAGGACCTTGATGCATCTTCTGGAACCGACCGATGGCTCGGTCTACTTTCAGGGTCGAGAGCTGGGGCAGATGCTCAAGGATAACCCCGGACAGGTTAGACAAAACATTCAGATAATATTCCAGGACCCTTACGGTAGCCTCAATCCCAGGATGACCGTGAGCGAGATAGTGGGAGAGGCGGTGAAACTGTACGGTATCGCCAAAGGTCGTAAGGAGCTTGACCGGTACGTCACCGACGTGATAGTCAAGGCCGGTCTTCGTCCCGAACATCGTTTCCGCTATCCTCACGAGTTCTCCGGCGGTCAGAGACAGCGAATAGGTATAGCTCGGGCCCTTGCCTTGAATCCCAAGTTCATCGTGTGCGACGAGCCGGTCTCTGCCCTGGACGTGTCCATTCAGAGCCAGGTTTTGAACGAGCTGAGGGATCTTCAGCAGGAGCTGGGCCTTACCTATCTCTTCATCACCCATGATCTGTCGGTGGTCAAGCATATCTCCGACAGGATCGCCATAATGTACCTCGGCAAGGTGGTGGAGATAACCTCCAAGGACTCGATATTCATCAATCCCCTTCATCCCTATACCAAGGCGTTGATGTCGGCGATCCCCCTTCCCGATCCCACCGTGAAGGTGGAGAGGATCCCCCTGGAGGGCGACATCCCCTCTCCTATAGACCCGCCGTCGGGATGTCGGTTTCACACCAGATGTCCTTACGCCATGGACAGATGTAGAGAGGAAGAGCCACTTTTGGTGGAGGTGGAGAAGGATCACGAAGTGGCGTGTTTCCTTCTTGAAAGGTAG
- a CDS encoding ABC transporter substrate-binding protein, with product MKRTFALALLGTLIVAILSTTVSANPKSGGILRWRIINDPPSLDPVTSNITTATRGTNLYLETLVKTSPSGKEILPCLAENWEVDDDSRVWTFHLRKGVLFHDNVLGEPALNGGREMTAEDVKYSFERLVKMKSARVFFANKIKGYQELNDGKVSEWAGVEVLDDYTVRFTLDEPFAPFLAVLTYPSFGVIPREDAEKWGKSFTFHPVGTGPFILQEWKHDSIASFRKNPNYWGKDDIGVKLPYLDGVDLMVIPDNGVAYLEFKKGNIDVLPDIPDEYYQELKDGFAPYFQERPGLNTYYYGMSQTGEPFMDNLKLRQALNYGVNREGINELVLNGRYQPAKGVLPPGMPGYNDDLKGYEYNPEKAKQLLSEAGYEKGLELTLYFNNNPRHRSIAEAMQAQLGELGIKIRLSSSEVGAHYDAVRRGDFKFFRAGWAGDYADPDNFLYTLFCSDNFGPKGNYCRYKNDDVDRWLKEARRETDPDKRWELYGKAEQQIVDDAVWMFLFYQTTSLVTRPDVQGVDLAFLGDYMTELTEVWLDR from the coding sequence ATGAAAAGAACCTTTGCGCTGGCATTACTGGGCACCCTTATCGTAGCTATCCTGTCTACCACGGTATCGGCGAATCCTAAAAGCGGGGGAATCCTCAGATGGAGGATAATAAACGACCCACCTTCGCTCGACCCGGTTACATCCAACATAACCACAGCCACGAGGGGAACCAATCTCTATCTAGAGACACTGGTCAAGACGAGCCCTTCCGGCAAGGAGATACTTCCCTGCCTCGCCGAAAACTGGGAGGTTGACGACGACTCCAGGGTATGGACCTTCCATCTCAGAAAGGGAGTGCTTTTTCACGATAACGTACTGGGAGAACCTGCTCTCAACGGAGGCAGAGAGATGACCGCCGAGGACGTAAAATATTCCTTCGAACGTTTGGTAAAGATGAAATCCGCCAGGGTTTTCTTCGCAAACAAGATAAAGGGCTACCAGGAGCTCAACGATGGCAAGGTCTCCGAGTGGGCCGGAGTGGAGGTCCTGGACGACTACACCGTTCGGTTTACGTTGGACGAGCCTTTCGCGCCGTTTCTGGCGGTACTGACCTATCCGTCCTTCGGGGTGATTCCCCGAGAGGACGCCGAAAAATGGGGCAAGAGTTTCACGTTTCATCCCGTAGGGACCGGCCCCTTCATCCTCCAGGAATGGAAACACGACAGCATCGCCTCTTTCCGCAAAAACCCGAATTACTGGGGCAAGGACGATATAGGAGTGAAGCTGCCATACCTGGACGGAGTCGATCTCATGGTCATACCGGACAACGGCGTGGCCTATCTGGAGTTCAAAAAGGGCAATATAGACGTCCTTCCGGACATACCGGACGAGTACTATCAGGAACTTAAGGACGGCTTCGCCCCCTACTTCCAGGAACGTCCGGGGCTCAACACCTACTACTACGGCATGAGCCAGACTGGCGAGCCGTTCATGGACAACCTCAAACTCCGTCAGGCACTCAACTACGGGGTAAACAGAGAGGGCATAAACGAGCTGGTCCTCAACGGCAGATACCAACCGGCCAAAGGTGTGCTGCCTCCTGGGATGCCGGGATACAACGACGATCTGAAGGGCTATGAGTACAACCCGGAAAAAGCTAAACAACTCCTCTCGGAGGCGGGTTATGAGAAAGGTCTGGAGCTTACGCTGTACTTCAACAACAACCCCAGACACCGCTCCATAGCGGAGGCCATGCAGGCCCAACTTGGAGAGCTGGGAATAAAGATCAGGCTGTCCTCCTCCGAGGTAGGAGCCCATTACGACGCGGTTAGGCGAGGAGATTTCAAGTTCTTCCGGGCCGGATGGGCCGGGGACTACGCCGATCCGGACAACTTCCTCTACACCCTGTTCTGTTCCGACAACTTCGGCCCCAAGGGCAACTACTGCCGATATAAAAACGACGACGTCGACCGCTGGCTGAAGGAAGCCAGAAGAGAGACCGACCCCGACAAACGTTGGGAGCTCTACGGAAAGGCGGAGCAGCAAATAGTGGACGACGCGGTCTGGATGTTCCTCTTCTACCAGACCACCAGCCTTGTCACTCGCCCCGACGTCCAGGGGGTAGATCTGGCATTTTTGGGAGATTACATGACCGAACTGACCGAGGTCTGGCTGGACAGATAG
- a CDS encoding S9 family peptidase, giving the protein MKRGNMSPEDLLKFRFLSGPSISPDGRSICYSVHKADLEKNRYDSRLWLHILDSGENRPLTGSGWEKFFCWNNDGEEIVFASDRKDPEKGTTDLYAIALGGGEAQPIGSLTFAISSIVHLGGNRYLLSGEDPRESEKLAEADYMVFEQVPFCSNGKGYTAQKRTALYIYERGGEARKLTPDTLDVDRYRLSPDKTKVLITGPDFTDVRPIRSGLRELDLKTGEIDELIPDGAFACKCADYLDESVVLTGSKLDRHGINENVAFHVLKDGVPREITPGLDRGLRNSVGCDCRYGTSDLNLAFFVDSGKIWFVSTDGIESHLHSLDLSGKIVQETEKISSVDDYHVSGRKAAVIGLKGLALQELYIVESGEERRVSGFNGWTTSDRILSVPEPLASRSDPGCPIDGWIMKPTDYREGERYPAIIHIHGGPKTAFGEVYFHEMQLWAARGYVVAFCNPRGSDGKGNDFDDIRGKYGTVDYEDIMAFTDEVEKLPFVDEDRMGVTGGSYGGYMTNWIIGHTDRFKAAVSQRSISNWISKAGISDIGYYFVPDQQDADIWDDVEKLWWHSPLKYADRATTPTLFIHSDEDYRCELSQGLQMFTALKRHGVGSKICVFKGENHELSRGGKPRERLARLEEISRWFDRYLKD; this is encoded by the coding sequence GTGAAAAGGGGAAATATGTCGCCTGAGGACCTGCTGAAGTTTCGCTTTCTCTCCGGTCCGTCCATCTCTCCCGACGGAAGATCTATCTGTTACTCGGTCCATAAGGCGGACCTGGAGAAAAACCGCTACGATTCGAGACTGTGGCTCCATATCCTGGACTCCGGGGAAAATCGCCCCTTGACGGGATCCGGATGGGAAAAGTTTTTTTGCTGGAACAACGACGGCGAGGAGATCGTCTTCGCCAGCGACAGGAAAGACCCAGAAAAGGGGACCACCGACCTGTACGCCATAGCTCTAGGGGGAGGGGAAGCTCAGCCTATCGGATCCCTGACGTTCGCGATCTCGTCCATCGTCCACCTTGGAGGGAACCGCTATCTCCTGTCGGGAGAGGATCCCAGGGAATCGGAAAAGCTGGCGGAAGCGGACTACATGGTCTTCGAGCAGGTGCCTTTCTGCTCCAACGGCAAGGGGTACACCGCCCAGAAGAGAACGGCTCTGTACATCTACGAAAGGGGTGGCGAAGCCAGAAAGCTGACCCCCGACACGCTGGACGTGGATCGCTACAGGCTCTCCCCAGACAAGACCAAGGTCCTGATAACCGGCCCGGACTTCACCGACGTAAGGCCCATAAGGAGCGGCCTCAGGGAGCTGGACCTGAAAACAGGGGAGATCGACGAGTTGATCCCCGACGGGGCCTTCGCCTGCAAGTGCGCCGACTATCTGGACGAATCCGTGGTGCTCACGGGGTCGAAACTCGACAGACACGGCATAAACGAGAACGTCGCCTTCCATGTGCTCAAAGACGGCGTTCCGAGAGAGATCACACCCGGACTCGACAGAGGACTCAGAAACTCCGTAGGCTGCGACTGCCGTTACGGAACCTCCGATCTCAACCTGGCCTTCTTCGTGGACAGCGGCAAGATCTGGTTCGTCTCCACCGACGGAATCGAGTCGCATCTACACTCTCTGGACCTGTCGGGAAAGATCGTTCAGGAGACCGAAAAAATCTCCTCCGTGGACGATTACCATGTAAGCGGAAGGAAGGCCGCCGTGATCGGATTAAAGGGGCTCGCCCTCCAGGAGCTCTACATCGTTGAGAGCGGAGAGGAGCGCAGGGTCTCGGGCTTCAACGGATGGACGACGTCCGATAGGATACTGTCCGTTCCCGAGCCCTTGGCGAGCCGTTCCGACCCGGGTTGCCCCATAGACGGATGGATCATGAAACCCACGGATTACAGAGAAGGAGAGAGGTATCCCGCCATAATCCACATACACGGGGGCCCCAAGACTGCATTCGGCGAGGTGTATTTTCACGAGATGCAGCTCTGGGCCGCCAGAGGCTACGTGGTGGCCTTCTGCAACCCCAGGGGAAGCGACGGCAAGGGCAACGACTTCGACGATATCAGGGGTAAATACGGCACGGTGGACTACGAAGACATCATGGCCTTCACGGACGAGGTGGAAAAACTGCCCTTCGTGGACGAAGACCGCATGGGGGTTACTGGAGGGTCCTACGGAGGCTATATGACCAACTGGATAATAGGCCACACCGACCGATTCAAGGCCGCTGTCTCCCAGAGAAGCATTTCCAACTGGATCTCCAAGGCCGGGATCTCCGACATAGGATACTATTTCGTCCCTGACCAGCAGGACGCCGACATATGGGACGACGTCGAGAAGCTATGGTGGCATTCACCTTTGAAATACGCGGACCGCGCGACAACTCCGACTTTATTCATCCACTCAGATGAGGACTATCGGTGCGAGCTGTCCCAGGGGCTTCAGATGTTCACCGCCCTTAAGCGCCACGGAGTGGGCAGCAAAATATGCGTCTTCAAGGGAGAAAACCACGAGCTAAGTCGAGGGGGAAAACCACGGGAGAGACTGGCTCGTCTGGAGGAGATCTCCCGTTGGTTCGATAGATATCTCAAGGACTAG